A single region of the Palaemon carinicauda isolate YSFRI2023 chromosome 17, ASM3689809v2, whole genome shotgun sequence genome encodes:
- the LOC137656385 gene encoding proteoglycan 4-like: MDQPVPDVRPARQRSPPCPRSPDLDLGKGTIPSPCPRAPAHPSALAQQRAKAPVRERSPPSTSSDVRSNLTTRQRSPARSRDHSPVRKRSPERHRPLKSNLPRSPTHPRDKSPVRSCSPVCGTRRRSAEHTRHRSPSRQHSPTRQRSPPGKRSPCRSQLFSPDHRRRSPSAQRTPSPAQSRAPSRAQRANTTARQHAIVSLRLRACAPTHQRAHSPARHLARAPTRPLACTPTRPHAPPCTRANAPTRILPHAAIRPRFGNRPCAIPRMPFRVRTAAIPILAGIISAANRQGHGLPDQPLDRHRASRRRGVDFVVTSPREKLAPKRSVRRTPTLTPTSAVSPSPVDEVSPSSGESSEAGLSPMAPVGGSPPLRREAAREEAPFRTSLLESCIPPRREPKDSKTIPKSSSRIPTEPTRPREDVHVSPQDEPLGTGDLAASPQ; encoded by the exons atggatcagcctgttcctgatgtgcgcccagcgcgccaacgatcaccaCCGTGTCCACGATCGcctgatctggacttaggcaagggtactATCCCTTCGCCTTGCCCACGCGCCCCTGCGCACCCTTCTGCTCTGGCGCAACAGCGAGCCaaagctcctgttcgcgagcgttcgcctccgtccacctcttcagatgtgcgcagtaatcttactacgcgccaacgatctcctgcgcgttcacgcgatcactcgcctgtgcgcaaacgctctcctgagcgccatcgcCCTCTTAAGTCTAATCTCCCCAGGTCTCCGACTCACCCGCGCGATAAATCGCCTGTGCGTAGTTGTTCGCCTGTCTGTGGTACGCGCCGTCGTTCTGCGGAGCacacgcgacatcgctcgccatcgcgccagcactctccaacgcgccagcgctctccgcctggcaaacgctcgccaTGTCGCTCGCAACTTTTTTCGCCTGATCATCGTCGACGGTCGCCTAGTGCTCAGCGCACACCTTCACCTGCACAATCTCGTGCTCCTTCACGTGCGCAACGCGCCAACACgaccgctcgccaacacgccatcgtGTCCCTTCGCCTGCGTGCTTGCGCTCCCACTCAccagcgcgcccactcgccagcgcgccatctGGCTCGCGCCCCCACGCGCCCCCTTGCCTGCACCCCCACGCGCCCCCACGCGCCCCCTTGCACGCGAGCGAACGCTCCCACGCGCATTCTTCCACACGCGGCAATACGCCCGCGCTTCGGAAATCGCCCGTGCGCGATTCCTCGAATGCCTTTTCGCGTGAGAACCGCCGCGATCCCCATTCTCGCAGGGATCATCAGCGCGGCCAACCGACAAGGACACGGACTTCCAGATCAACCTCTGGATCGCCACCGTGCAAGC agaaggagaggagtggacttcgtggtgacttctcctcgggagaagttggctcccaagaggtcggtcagGAGGACTCCTACGCTAACTCCTACGAgtgctgtttctccttctcctgtggacgaggtttctccgtcctcaggagagtccagtgaGGCAGGGTTGTCTCCCATGGCACCAGTGGGAGGAAGCCCTCCTCTTCGGAGAGAAGCTGCTCGCGAGGAAgcccccttccggacctctttgctggagtcctgcattcctcctaggagggagcccaaggactccaagacgattcctaaatcgtcatccaggatacCTACAGAGCCAACTAGACCCCGGGAGGatgtccacgtatctccccaagatgagcctttggggactggagacttagctgccagtccgcaatga